A region of the Clostridium estertheticum subsp. estertheticum genome:
GGGTAGAAGCCCTGAGTGCTGGCACAGTAAGGCTAGTTGGAATAGATAGAGATAAAATAGTACTCGAAGCTAATAAGTTAATTAGAAATGTAGAAGAGTATAATAATATGAGTAAATCAATTAATCCTTATGGCGATGGGAATGCTTCGATTAAGATAGTGGACGCACTTGTAAAATATTTTAACGACATTTCAGAAGGAAAATCTTCCACTTCTAAAAATGGGAGTTATATGCCATAATAAATAGAAAACCTCAGTGAAAGTATAAATCTCCTTCTGAAGTCGTTAATATTTCAGCTCCGTAGGAGATGATTTAACGACATTTAATTTAAAGTTGAGTCGATAAATTTAAGAATTAAATTCTTAAATTTATTTTTTTTTAATTCTAATGAATAAAGCAATCTAAAATAACAGTAGTGAAGATTATAAAATTCATAATCATTAGTAAAAAGATATTAGGTCTGAGTATATTAATTATCAAACTACAAGGTAGCTAAGAGCCTATATACTTAAAAATATCGTTAGGTACATGTATATTCACGAATATAACGGGTGATAATAATATGAAATGAGAATGCATAAAAGAAAAAAATGAAATTTTATAAAATATAACTTGCAATTGTTTTTAAGAAACAATATACTTAACTGGTAATATATGAAAATATAAACGTTTTGTAAATGTTTACCCAAATTAAACATACATACTAAAGTTAATAAAACCCATTGACAGCGGAATGTACAATGTAATATTATGAATATTAAGAAAGTTCACAATGTTATTAAAATGTAGTTTAATTGAATAATATAGATTTATAATTAGTTATTTAGACGTATTAAACCATAATAAGGAGTTATATAGAGGAATAGTGCTATTTAGATGAAAAAAAACATTAATTTGGCTTTAAAACATAAGATATCAAGAAATTTGGAGTTTTATTTATGAAAATTAGTAGACTATAATTACAATACTGTTAGAAAGTAAGGAGAAGTAAAAGTGAATAGTGATTTTAGGAACATGTTTAAAAAAATTGCTATATATGATTTCTTTATTTCTTTAATTTTTATTACAATAATTTATTTTACGGCTAAATCATATGCATTATTTTTTTTATTAGGGATAATAATAGCACTAATGAATCTTTATGTTAATGGTATTACAGTAGAGTATTCTCTTGAGAGTAAAAATTTAAAAGGTAAAGGCATGATTGTAGTAGGATCTTTTATAAGAGTTTTATTAGTGAGTATTATTGGGTTTGCTATTAGCAGACACAATATGTTCAATATAATTGCATATATCTTCGGATATAGTGTGCAGTTCATATCTTTAGTGTATTACGGAATTAACAACAAGAATAGTGAAAGGAAGTGATTTAATGGATAAAATACCGCCGTTATTTCATATTAAATTCTTTGGGTACAGTATTGGGATTGCAGGAAGCATATTTGTTCAGTGGTGCATGATAGCCATAATAGCTATATTATGTGTAATCTTTACAAGAAACTTGAAAGTAATCCCCGATAAGAAGCAGAATATAATAGAAATGATTATGGACTTTATTAACAATCTTGTCAAAGACAATATGGGAGAAGAATATATGGGGTTTGTACCTTATGTAGCAACAATAGTTGTCTTCCTTAGTATTGCAAATATCTCAGGAATGGTAGGGATTACACCTGCAACATCAGATTATAGTGTGTCATTGGCATTAGCATTAATAACATTCTTTGTTGTTCAATGGTTTGCTATAAAGAAGATAGGTATAGGGCACTATTTTAAAGGGTATGCTGAACCATATGCGTTTATATTACCTATCAATCTAATGGAAAGAGTTATGCTTCCAGTATCATTAAGTTTTCGATTATTTGGAAATATAACTGCAGGAGTTGTAATAATAGAACTGGCATATAAAGGCTTAGCTGGTTTGAGTGGATTTGCCCAATTTTTAATACCTATACCGTTGCATTTTTATTTTGATTTGTTTGATGGACTTATTCAAATGGTTATTTTCGTTATGTTAACTATGATTAACATAAAAGTAACAGCAGAGCATTAAATCTAGTTTTTAAAAATTAAGGAGGAATATATTATGGCTATAGATTCAGCAACAATAATCACAGGAGCATCTGCAATAGGCGCAGGTCTTGCAGCAATAGGATGTATTGGCGGAGGAATAGGAACAGGTAATGCTGCAGCTAAAGCTGTAGAGGGAGTAGCAAGACAACCAGAAGCTAGAGGATCTATAATTAGTACATTAGTAATAGGTGCAGCATTCTCAGAAGCTACAGCTATTTATGCATTCTTAATAGCACTAATTTTAGCATTTAAGTAAAATGGTACATATCAAAATGAAAAATTTTGAAATTAGGCCTAAAGGGGGCTTTAATAGATTATGAATTTAACCATAGATTTGAATAGAATTATATTCACTATAATAAATTTTATTGTATTGTTATTTGTCTTAAAGCACTTTTTTAGTAAGCCAGTAAATAAGATAATGGATGATAGAAAAAATGGAATAAATACATCTATTAAAAATGCTAAAGATAATGAACAAAAAGCAGAAAATTCAAGAATAGAAAAAGATAAATTATTACATGATTCAAAGACAAAAGGAAGAGAAATAGTAGAGGAGTATAAAGTGAAAGCTCAAAACATTTCTCAGGAAATCATTGATGATGCGAAAAAAGAGTCAGTTACACTAATGGATAGATCAAGAGTCGAAATAGAAAGAGAAAAAGAAAAAGCAGCAAGTGAAATTCAAAAACAAGTTATAGATTTATCTTTAATATTATCTGAAAGAGCTCTTGAAAAACATATTGATGAAAAAGAGCATAGAAAATTAATAGAAGATTTTATTGTTAAGGTAGGTAGCTAAAATGTATGAATACTTATATAAGAGATACGCATTAGCACTATATGAAGTTGCCGATGGAAAAGGGAAAGTAGAAGAATATTTAGATGACTTGCGGGAAATTGTTTCGCTTATTAAAAACGATGTTGATTTCCTAAAAGTTATTAAACATCCCAAAATCGGTACATCTAAAAAAAAGGAACTTTTTACTGAACTTTTCAAAGGTAAAATAGATGATGGATTGTTATCATTTTTGCTTATACTTATAGAAAAAGATAGAATATTGTTTCTTGATGTAAACCTTAAAGAAATGGAAAAAATACATCTAGAGCGTACCAATACACTATTAGCAGAAGTTAAGACAGTAATTCCTCTTGTAGAAACTGAAAGGGAGAATCTCAGGCTTAAACTAGCAAAGATGTATGATAAAAAAATTATTTTTGATGAAAGATTAGATAAAAAAATTATTGGTGGAGTATATATAAGAATCGG
Encoded here:
- a CDS encoding ATP synthase subunit I, producing MNSDFRNMFKKIAIYDFFISLIFITIIYFTAKSYALFFLLGIIIALMNLYVNGITVEYSLESKNLKGKGMIVVGSFIRVLLVSIIGFAISRHNMFNIIAYIFGYSVQFISLVYYGINNKNSERK
- a CDS encoding F0F1 ATP synthase subunit A, which translates into the protein MDKIPPLFHIKFFGYSIGIAGSIFVQWCMIAIIAILCVIFTRNLKVIPDKKQNIIEMIMDFINNLVKDNMGEEYMGFVPYVATIVVFLSIANISGMVGITPATSDYSVSLALALITFFVVQWFAIKKIGIGHYFKGYAEPYAFILPINLMERVMLPVSLSFRLFGNITAGVVIIELAYKGLAGLSGFAQFLIPIPLHFYFDLFDGLIQMVIFVMLTMINIKVTAEH
- the atpE gene encoding ATP synthase F0 subunit C yields the protein MAIDSATIITGASAIGAGLAAIGCIGGGIGTGNAAAKAVEGVARQPEARGSIISTLVIGAAFSEATAIYAFLIALILAFK
- a CDS encoding F0F1 ATP synthase subunit B, with product MNLTIDLNRIIFTIINFIVLLFVLKHFFSKPVNKIMDDRKNGINTSIKNAKDNEQKAENSRIEKDKLLHDSKTKGREIVEEYKVKAQNISQEIIDDAKKESVTLMDRSRVEIEREKEKAASEIQKQVIDLSLILSERALEKHIDEKEHRKLIEDFIVKVGS
- a CDS encoding F0F1 ATP synthase subunit delta, with the translated sequence MYEYLYKRYALALYEVADGKGKVEEYLDDLREIVSLIKNDVDFLKVIKHPKIGTSKKKELFTELFKGKIDDGLLSFLLILIEKDRILFLDVNLKEMEKIHLERTNTLLAEVKTVIPLVETERENLRLKLAKMYDKKIIFDERLDKKIIGGVYIRIGDDVIDGTIQSKLDEMKKLMFK